The nucleotide sequence TCAATTGCCTGCTGGGGAACGTCGTCGTCAACCAGGATAACTCCCTTGGCCTCCCTACCCTTTTCCTTCCTGCCAAGCTGGAAGCCTGCAATGTTAACCTTATACTTACCTAGGATAGAGCCTAGCTTACCAATAACCCCCGGAACGTCGTAGTTCCTTATCAGGAGGAGCTTTCCTTCGGGGGTAAGGTCAAAGAGGAAACCGTTTATCTCAACAATCTTCGGGAACTTGTCGTCCATTACAGTTCCGGCAAGCGTGAACTCCTCTCCGTTCTCTCCCCTGCAGACTACCCTAATCAATTTCTTAAAGTTGATTCCCTCAGGCCTTTTAACCTCGGTAATCTTTATACCCTTTTCCTTTGCAAGGAAAGGAGCGTTAATCAGGTTGACTGGAATGTCAACTACCTTCTCAAGGAAACCCTTAAGGAAGGCTGTTGTGAGAGGCTTTGTGTCCTCTCCAAGGTCTCCCCTGAACTCTAGGATAATCTCCTTAGCCCTTGAGCAGGCAACCTGAACTGCAAAGAGGCCAAGCTTTTCAGAAAGCTCCATGAAGGGCTTTAAGACCTTAGCCGCTGCAATATCCTCAAAGGGAGCGTTTACGGCAAATTCAACCTCCTCTCCCCTTAAGGCTGCAAGGACCTGATTTGCAATTATTACTGCAACGTTTGTCTGGGACTCAAAGGTGTTTGCACCTATGTGGGGAGTAACAACTATGTTCGGAGCGTCAAGAAGGATGTTGTCGGTTGAAGGCTCTTTTGAGAAAACGTCAACGGCTGCAGCCCTAACTTTACCGCTAACTAAGGCCTCATAGAGGTCTTTCTCGTTTATTATCCCTCCCCTAGCTATGTTTAGGAGGATTACGCCATCCTTCATCTTCTCAATTTCTCTCTTTGTAATCATATTTCTGGTCTCTTCGGTTAAAGGAGTGTGGACGGTTATTATGTCTGAGCGCCTCAAGAGCTCCTCAAGCTCGTCAACAAGCTCAACTCCCAACCTCTCGGCCTTTTCCTTCTTTATGTAGGGGTCGTAGGCTATTACCTTCATGTCAAAGGCCTTTGCCCTTATACCAACCCTTGAACCTATCCTTCCAAAACCTATTATTCCGAGGGTCTTACCTGCAAGCTCAACCC is from Thermovibrio guaymasensis and encodes:
- the serA gene encoding phosphoglycerate dehydrogenase; its protein translation is MEKFKVLITEHIAEPGIELLKKQPDVEVTYDPELFRNFDRILEIIPEYHALITRSGTPVTEELLERGKKLKVVGRAGVGVDNIDLEAASRRGILVVNAPTGNTLAATEHTMGMMLAAARLIPYAHKSLKEERKWERKKFMGVELAGKTLGIIGFGRIGSRVGIRAKAFDMKVIAYDPYIKKEKAERLGVELVDELEELLRRSDIITVHTPLTEETRNMITKREIEKMKDGVILLNIARGGIINEKDLYEALVSGKVRAAAVDVFSKEPSTDNILLDAPNIVVTPHIGANTFESQTNVAVIIANQVLAALRGEEVEFAVNAPFEDIAAAKVLKPFMELSEKLGLFAVQVACSRAKEIILEFRGDLGEDTKPLTTAFLKGFLEKVVDIPVNLINAPFLAKEKGIKITEVKRPEGINFKKLIRVVCRGENGEEFTLAGTVMDDKFPKIVEINGFLFDLTPEGKLLLIRNYDVPGVIGKLGSILGKYKVNIAGFQLGRKEKGREAKGVILVDDDVPQQAIEEIKEIPEILEVKQVNL